Proteins from a genomic interval of Chryseobacterium indologenes:
- the truA gene encoding tRNA pseudouridine(38-40) synthase TruA has translation MRYFIEFSYNGKNYFGYQVQPDAVSVQEELEKALSTILREEIKTTGAGRTDTGVHAKKIFAHFDTEQELNSELPRRLNSFLPPDISIKRIFKVRDDFHARFDATYRTYEYYISLEKNPFTQESAWQHWKRSLDIDKMNEACKILFEYEDFTSFAKLKTDNKTNICKMYKAEWEQNGTELKFTVSANRFLRNMVRAIVGTMVEIGTGKLKPADMRKVIEDKNRNAAGTSAPGHGLYLVDVGYEFDE, from the coding sequence TTGAGATACTTTATTGAATTTTCTTACAACGGAAAGAATTATTTCGGCTACCAGGTACAGCCGGACGCCGTTTCCGTGCAGGAAGAACTGGAAAAAGCACTTTCCACCATTTTAAGAGAAGAGATTAAAACAACCGGTGCCGGAAGAACGGATACCGGAGTTCATGCCAAGAAAATATTTGCCCATTTTGATACGGAGCAAGAGCTTAACTCTGAGCTTCCACGCAGGCTGAATAGCTTTTTACCCCCAGATATTTCTATTAAAAGAATTTTTAAGGTAAGGGATGATTTCCATGCCCGTTTTGATGCCACCTACAGAACCTATGAATACTATATTTCGCTGGAAAAAAATCCGTTTACGCAGGAATCTGCATGGCAGCACTGGAAAAGATCTCTGGATATCGATAAAATGAACGAAGCCTGTAAGATTTTATTTGAATATGAAGATTTTACAAGTTTTGCAAAGTTAAAAACAGACAACAAAACCAATATCTGCAAAATGTACAAGGCAGAGTGGGAGCAAAACGGAACAGAACTGAAATTTACCGTTTCTGCCAATCGTTTTCTCAGAAATATGGTGCGTGCCATCGTAGGAACCATGGTGGAGATCGGTACCGGAAAACTAAAACCCGCAGATATGAGAAAGGTGATTGAAGACAAGAACCGTAATGCAGCAGGAACCTCAGCTCCCGGGCACGGATTGTATCTGGTGGATGTGGGATATGAGTTTGATGAATGA
- a CDS encoding purine-nucleoside phosphorylase — MLKKIRETADFIKNIIHETPDFAVVLGSGLGKLQHEVEAIHVLEYKDIPNFPQTTVAGHSGKLIYGTLEGKKVLMMSGRFHYYEGHSMETVTFPIRVFHLLGIQNLILSNACGGVNPAYSVADIVIVKDHINMMPEHPLRGKNIDELGPRFVDMSEPYNKKMIAVAEQAASDHTIKIHQGVYVALQGPTFETPAEYGMIKAIGGDMVGMSTVPEVIVARHMGMDAFCISVITDLGGPDIAFAVSHEEVLNAANKAMPNVIAVVKGLIRNYS, encoded by the coding sequence ATGTTAAAAAAAATTAGAGAGACAGCGGATTTCATCAAAAATATCATTCACGAAACGCCTGATTTTGCTGTCGTTTTAGGATCAGGACTTGGAAAACTGCAGCATGAAGTAGAAGCTATTCATGTTTTAGAATACAAAGACATTCCCAATTTTCCGCAAACCACCGTTGCCGGACATAGTGGAAAATTAATTTACGGCACCCTGGAAGGTAAAAAAGTTCTGATGATGAGCGGCCGTTTTCACTATTATGAAGGTCATTCTATGGAAACCGTGACATTCCCAATCCGGGTATTTCATCTTCTGGGAATTCAGAATCTCATTCTATCAAATGCCTGTGGCGGGGTAAATCCTGCATACAGCGTTGCTGACATCGTTATTGTAAAAGATCATATCAACATGATGCCTGAGCATCCGCTTCGCGGTAAGAATATCGATGAGCTCGGTCCCCGTTTTGTGGACATGAGCGAACCTTATAACAAAAAAATGATTGCTGTGGCTGAACAAGCCGCTTCTGACCATACTATCAAAATCCACCAGGGAGTTTACGTAGCCCTACAAGGCCCCACATTTGAGACTCCTGCCGAATATGGTATGATAAAGGCCATTGGCGGTGATATGGTAGGAATGAGTACGGTTCCCGAAGTCATTGTAGCCAGACATATGGGAATGGATGCCTTCTGTATTTCCGTGATCACAGATTTAGGCGGGCCGGATATTGCCTTTGCCGTTTCTCACGAAGAAGTTTTAAATGCAGCCAATAAAGCCATGCCGAATGTAATTGCAGTGGTAAAAGGCTTGATCAGAAATTACTCTTAA
- a CDS encoding redoxin family protein produces MRKFLLIFMIGIFGLSYSQKVPTVLKKGFSKEALKQKLEDEDGKAITIQQILDQHKGKVMVIDFWAGWCRDCLQALPKAEELEKNNPNVDFVFLSLERSKEGFDKSLTRFNMKDKDNYWFASGWKNDFNNYVDLNWIPRYMVIDQKSAIAKYYAISPEDPEIQQTIDRLLK; encoded by the coding sequence ATGAGAAAGTTCTTATTAATTTTTATGATAGGTATCTTTGGATTAAGTTATTCACAAAAGGTACCCACCGTTCTTAAAAAAGGCTTTTCAAAAGAAGCTTTGAAACAAAAACTGGAAGATGAAGATGGAAAAGCAATTACTATCCAACAGATCCTGGATCAGCATAAAGGCAAAGTAATGGTGATCGACTTTTGGGCAGGATGGTGCAGAGACTGTCTTCAGGCCCTCCCAAAAGCTGAGGAATTAGAAAAAAACAATCCAAATGTAGATTTTGTATTCCTTTCATTGGAGAGATCAAAAGAAGGTTTTGATAAAAGCCTGACAAGATTCAATATGAAGGATAAGGATAACTATTGGTTTGCGTCAGGATGGAAAAATGATTTCAACAATTATGTGGATCTTAACTGGATACCAAGATATATGGTAATTGACCAGAAATCAGCCATAGCAAAATATTATGCCATTTCTCCTGAAGATCCGGAAATTCAACAGACCATCGACCGTCTATTAAAATAA
- a CDS encoding GNAT family N-acetyltransferase → MIIREATEQDLEILLEFEQGIVSAERPFNITLIDGEIHYYDLNHFIKSPDATLIVAEENNEIIGSGYALIKKAEKYYYTFEQYAYLGFMYVKPEYRGKGINKVITDELISWAKSRDIPEVRLDVYAENESAVKAYEKAGFEPHLLTMRLKQ, encoded by the coding sequence ATGATCATAAGAGAAGCCACAGAGCAGGATTTGGAAATTTTATTAGAATTTGAGCAGGGAATAGTTTCAGCAGAACGACCTTTTAACATTACCCTTATTGATGGAGAAATCCATTACTATGATTTGAACCATTTTATAAAGTCTCCTGATGCGACACTGATTGTAGCAGAAGAGAACAATGAAATTATTGGCTCGGGGTATGCCCTGATTAAAAAAGCCGAAAAATATTATTATACTTTTGAGCAATATGCTTATCTGGGGTTTATGTATGTAAAGCCTGAATACAGAGGAAAAGGCATTAATAAAGTCATCACCGACGAACTGATCAGTTGGGCAAAGTCCAGAGATATTCCGGAAGTACGGCTGGATGTGTATGCTGAAAATGAATCTGCTGTAAAAGCCTATGAAAAGGCAGGTTTTGAACCTCATCTTCTCACGATGAGACTGAAGCAGTAA
- a CDS encoding carboxylesterase/lipase family protein, with protein sequence MTPNHRGSYVFKTRFGNIPAIKENGIIKAKSIRYAHSERFQRPVPADSFSEFVFPDKIPVCPQALSPLVEKMIAPTPVESFEPDEATQYLSVYRPENNIENSKFPVVVWIHGGSHEIGCGDLPTADPTEWVREQEIIVVTVSYRLGLFGFLGGSDQRPPNLGLLDIIEALKWIKKYISDFGGDPDNITLLGQSSGGDAIAHLMISDDVDHLFQRVIIQSAPLGLRHNRKKMAAEFLQKTEILKGETNVYTMMEDYKKYVPSVMKYGLKAAMPFGPQYGYYPLCSEEEALDKWRSDAKKYDVLIGLNNNETAFYLKTSEALNKYFGKGWGLKIMDKTVETTTEFIYGTPARKFAENHKQGGGNVYLFRIHSRLKENHIGAPHCIDLPLIFGNEHAWKDSEMLKDIPWKNIHENGRKLRALWAEFARTGTISDKSERPDILQLQKL encoded by the coding sequence ATGACACCCAATCACCGAGGAAGCTATGTCTTTAAAACACGTTTCGGGAACATTCCGGCCATAAAAGAAAACGGAATTATTAAGGCTAAAAGCATTCGCTATGCCCATTCTGAAAGATTTCAGAGACCGGTTCCGGCAGATTCCTTTTCAGAATTTGTTTTTCCTGATAAAATTCCTGTGTGCCCGCAGGCATTAAGCCCTCTTGTTGAAAAAATGATTGCCCCCACACCGGTTGAAAGTTTTGAACCAGACGAAGCTACTCAGTATCTTTCGGTATATCGCCCTGAGAATAACATTGAAAACAGTAAATTTCCTGTTGTTGTCTGGATTCACGGAGGTTCTCATGAAATAGGCTGTGGAGATCTGCCTACCGCTGATCCTACAGAATGGGTAAGGGAGCAAGAGATCATTGTCGTCACAGTTTCATACCGACTGGGGCTTTTTGGCTTTTTAGGAGGTAGCGATCAAAGACCTCCGAATCTTGGACTGTTGGATATCATTGAAGCTCTGAAATGGATAAAAAAATATATCAGTGATTTTGGTGGTGATCCGGATAATATTACTCTTTTAGGACAGTCTTCCGGCGGAGATGCTATTGCTCACCTCATGATTTCTGATGATGTAGATCATTTGTTTCAGCGGGTAATCATCCAAAGCGCACCACTGGGTCTGCGCCATAACAGGAAAAAGATGGCGGCTGAATTTCTGCAGAAAACAGAAATCCTGAAAGGTGAAACAAATGTCTATACAATGATGGAAGATTATAAAAAATACGTGCCTTCCGTCATGAAGTATGGTTTGAAAGCAGCGATGCCTTTTGGCCCTCAATATGGATATTATCCGCTATGTTCAGAAGAAGAAGCTCTGGATAAATGGAGGTCTGATGCTAAAAAATATGATGTTTTGATTGGGCTCAATAATAATGAAACGGCTTTTTACCTTAAAACCTCCGAAGCTTTGAATAAATATTTCGGGAAAGGCTGGGGATTAAAGATTATGGATAAAACAGTGGAAACCACTACAGAATTTATTTACGGAACACCGGCCAGAAAATTTGCAGAAAACCATAAACAGGGCGGAGGTAATGTATACTTGTTCAGAATTCATTCACGTTTAAAAGAAAACCATATCGGGGCCCCTCATTGTATCGATCTTCCTTTGATTTTTGGTAATGAGCATGCCTGGAAAGATTCAGAAATGCTCAAGGATATTCCATGGAAAAATATTCATGAGAACGGCCGGAAATTAAGAGCGCTGTGGGCAGAATTTGCAAGAACGGGTACTATTTCTGATAAGTCTGAAAGACCTGACATTCTCCAGCTTCAGAAACTTTAA
- a CDS encoding helix-turn-helix domain-containing protein, protein MENQEVEIYNSVSEYNKMANHETLHPMVSIIDFSKSDPICQHRRTFGFYTVFLKDVMCGDMLYGKHSYDYQEGTLVFIAPGQTYGIYNRGKYIQPAGFALIFHPDLLKGTNLGKNIKEYNFFSYDVHEALHLSEKEREIILECFKNIKHELEQSIDKHSKSLIVNNIELFLNYCMRFYDRQFITRDHINQGLIGKFENLVDEYLKSENPKNIGFPMVNYFAEKLNLSANYFGDLIKKELGISPQEFIHNKLIDVAKEQIVAHGKSISEISYELGFKYPQHFTRLFKTKVGLSPSEYKTLN, encoded by the coding sequence ATGGAAAATCAGGAGGTTGAAATCTATAACAGCGTCTCGGAATATAATAAAATGGCCAATCATGAAACATTGCATCCAATGGTCAGTATCATTGATTTTTCCAAATCAGATCCCATTTGTCAGCACAGAAGAACATTCGGTTTTTACACTGTTTTCCTGAAAGATGTAATGTGTGGAGATATGTTGTACGGAAAACATAGCTACGATTACCAGGAAGGAACATTGGTATTTATTGCTCCCGGACAAACCTATGGAATTTATAACCGGGGGAAATATATTCAGCCGGCCGGTTTTGCTTTGATCTTTCATCCGGATTTGCTGAAAGGAACCAATCTTGGTAAAAATATAAAGGAATATAATTTCTTTTCCTATGATGTTCATGAAGCCCTGCATCTTTCAGAAAAAGAAAGAGAAATTATCCTGGAATGTTTTAAAAATATAAAGCATGAACTCGAACAATCCATTGATAAACACAGCAAGTCATTAATTGTTAATAATATAGAACTGTTTTTAAACTACTGTATGCGTTTCTATGACCGCCAGTTTATCACCAGAGATCATATTAACCAGGGACTTATCGGAAAATTTGAAAATCTGGTCGATGAGTATCTGAAATCTGAAAACCCTAAAAATATCGGCTTTCCCATGGTGAATTACTTCGCCGAAAAACTGAACCTTTCTGCGAATTATTTTGGAGACCTGATTAAAAAAGAATTGGGAATTTCCCCGCAGGAATTTATTCACAATAAACTGATCGACGTGGCTAAGGAACAAATTGTAGCGCACGGAAAATCCATCAGTGAAATTTCTTATGAGTTAGGCTTCAAATATCCACAACACTTTACAAGGTTATTTAAAACCAAAGTAGGTCTCTCTCCGAGTGAATACAAAACCCTGAACTAA
- a CDS encoding NAD(P)-dependent alcohol dehydrogenase, with amino-acid sequence MTTFTVKAYGAENTTADLKEMNIERREVTSKDVEIDILYCGVCHSDLHTARNDWGGTIYPAVPGHEIIGRITKIGSEVSKFKVGDLAGVGCIVDSCGHCESCQHDLEQYCLNGFTGTYNGHDKHSGGHTFGGYSQKVVVDSHHVLKVPENLDPAAVAPVLCAGITTWSPLRHWNVGPNSKVAVVGLGGLGHMAIKLAKGLGAEVTLFSRTPGKTEDAKQLGADHVIISTDEDQMKSVKGKFDVIIDTVPYVHDVNPYVATLTINGTHVLVGYLGGLEPILNTVPMIMGRKSVAGSVIGGIAETQELLDFCGEHNIVSEIEMIKMQEINEAYERMLKSDVKYRFVIDMKSL; translated from the coding sequence ATGACCACATTTACAGTAAAAGCTTATGGTGCAGAAAACACCACTGCAGACCTGAAAGAAATGAATATTGAAAGAAGAGAGGTAACATCCAAAGATGTAGAAATTGATATTCTATACTGTGGGGTATGTCACTCTGACCTTCATACGGCAAGAAACGACTGGGGCGGAACAATCTATCCTGCAGTTCCGGGACATGAAATTATCGGAAGAATCACAAAAATAGGCAGCGAGGTTTCTAAATTTAAAGTTGGGGACCTTGCAGGTGTAGGATGTATTGTAGACTCCTGCGGACACTGCGAAAGCTGTCAGCACGATCTTGAGCAATATTGTCTGAACGGATTTACGGGAACTTATAACGGACATGATAAGCATTCGGGAGGGCATACTTTCGGTGGATACTCTCAAAAAGTAGTGGTAGATTCCCATCATGTTTTAAAGGTTCCTGAAAACCTTGACCCTGCAGCTGTGGCTCCTGTTCTTTGTGCCGGAATCACTACGTGGTCTCCTTTAAGACATTGGAACGTAGGCCCCAACTCCAAAGTTGCCGTTGTAGGGCTAGGAGGATTAGGGCATATGGCTATTAAGCTGGCTAAAGGACTTGGAGCTGAAGTAACTTTATTTTCAAGAACTCCGGGAAAAACCGAGGATGCTAAACAATTAGGAGCTGATCATGTAATCATTTCTACAGATGAAGATCAAATGAAATCAGTGAAAGGGAAATTTGATGTGATCATCGACACCGTTCCTTACGTTCATGATGTAAATCCGTACGTAGCTACTCTTACTATCAACGGAACTCATGTGCTTGTGGGATATCTTGGAGGTCTGGAACCTATTCTTAATACCGTTCCTATGATTATGGGCAGAAAATCAGTTGCAGGATCTGTTATCGGCGGTATTGCTGAAACTCAGGAGCTCTTGGATTTCTGCGGTGAGCATAATATCGTTTCGGAGATTGAAATGATCAAAATGCAGGAAATTAATGAGGCTTATGAAAGAATGCTGAAAAGCGATGTAAAATACCGTTTTGTGATTGATATGAAGTCACTATAA
- a CDS encoding helix-turn-helix transcriptional regulator: MTAIKESSTIQENRKGVQDCPVMYVMERIGGFWKPIILFNLATGEKRYSELKRAIPAVTEKMLIQHLKQLEADGLIIRTAKPVVPPHVTYRLSEAGQELGTVIEAMAEWAFQDMERNDIQCKNTYTV, encoded by the coding sequence ATGACAGCAATTAAAGAAAGCTCAACCATTCAGGAGAACAGGAAGGGAGTACAGGACTGTCCTGTAATGTATGTGATGGAGAGAATTGGTGGTTTCTGGAAACCTATTATTCTGTTCAACCTAGCCACCGGTGAAAAAAGATACAGCGAATTGAAAAGAGCAATTCCTGCAGTCACAGAGAAAATGCTGATTCAGCACTTAAAACAGCTGGAAGCAGACGGCCTGATCATCAGAACGGCGAAACCTGTAGTCCCTCCACATGTAACCTATAGGCTGAGTGAAGCAGGACAGGAACTTGGAACGGTGATTGAAGCCATGGCCGAATGGGCATTTCAGGATATGGAAAGGAATGATATACAGTGCAAAAATACCTATACTGTATAG
- a CDS encoding NAD(P)H-binding protein, giving the protein MKIVITGSLGNVAKPLTEQLAANGHQITVISSNEAKKQDIESLGATAAIGSITDADFLTKTFEGADAVFVMTPPAISATNIVQNTINAGKNYAEALKKTGVKRAVMLSSVGAGSPVENGPIKGLHAIENLYKDVENTSFTFLRAGYFYNNFFNDIPLIQNAGIIGGNYPEGSSIPLVHPHDIAKAAAEELVANESGKNIKYIVSDIRNAADFAKVLGAAVNKPELPWVEFSDEEALNGMLQAGLPQDMAELYVEMGRGMRTGVVQKDFIDHGSPVAGSVTLEEFAKEFSSKF; this is encoded by the coding sequence ATGAAAATTGTAATCACAGGATCGTTAGGAAATGTTGCTAAACCACTAACTGAACAATTAGCAGCAAACGGACACCAAATTACTGTAATCAGCAGTAATGAAGCCAAAAAACAGGATATTGAATCATTGGGGGCAACTGCAGCTATCGGATCTATTACGGATGCAGACTTTTTAACCAAAACTTTTGAAGGAGCGGATGCCGTTTTTGTAATGACCCCTCCGGCAATCAGTGCAACGAATATTGTTCAGAATACCATTAATGCAGGGAAGAATTATGCTGAGGCATTAAAAAAGACAGGAGTAAAAAGAGCTGTCATGCTTAGCAGTGTCGGAGCAGGCTCTCCCGTAGAAAACGGACCTATTAAAGGACTTCACGCTATTGAAAATCTTTATAAGGATGTTGAGAACACTTCATTTACATTCCTGAGGGCAGGTTATTTTTATAATAATTTCTTCAATGATATTCCTTTAATTCAGAATGCAGGAATCATTGGGGGCAACTACCCTGAAGGTTCCAGCATTCCGTTAGTACACCCTCATGATATTGCCAAAGCAGCAGCAGAGGAGCTGGTTGCAAATGAAAGTGGAAAGAATATAAAATACATTGTAAGCGATATTCGTAATGCTGCAGATTTTGCTAAAGTATTGGGTGCTGCTGTTAACAAACCCGAGCTGCCATGGGTTGAATTCTCTGATGAGGAGGCCCTGAACGGTATGCTACAGGCGGGACTTCCACAGGATATGGCGGAACTGTATGTAGAAATGGGAAGAGGAATGAGAACCGGGGTGGTACAAAAGGATTTTATTGACCACGGCTCACCTGTTGCGGGAAGTGTAACACTTGAAGAGTTTGCGAAAGAGTTTTCTTCGAAGTTTTAA
- a CDS encoding alkaline phosphatase family protein, whose protein sequence is MKRGLHFLLLLLSFTVFAQQPVIDTAQVVVPGRHNSLEAQSKPYVIMISTDGFRYDYAKKYNAEHLLKLSGNGVQAKAMIPSYPSITFPNHWSLITGLYPSHHGLIDNFFYDYKKNEAYAMSNKKNAEDGSWYGGIPLWGLAEKQGMVSASLMWVGSASDAGGIRPSYYYPYHEKFTPSEKVEKVVNWLKLPEDKRPHFISLYFPEVDGSGHHFGPDSKETETAVHLIDNAIGDLVQKVSDLGLKNVNFVFVSDHGMIKVDGGAPLEIPALLLDKNRFDFYNSQTLLRVFVKNPDEVKSVYKELKAHKTDDYEVYLDKRLPKYLHFATRDDQYNRIGQILLLPKAPKIFLEKGKKSSVGKHGYNPRVVPEMKATFYAWGPEFKNHIAIDEFNNINVYPMVAEVLGLKIDQPIDGKQKVLQGILKEK, encoded by the coding sequence ATGAAGCGAGGATTACATTTTTTACTGCTGTTGCTTTCCTTTACGGTTTTTGCCCAGCAACCTGTTATTGATACGGCCCAGGTAGTTGTTCCGGGAAGGCATAACAGTTTAGAAGCTCAGTCGAAGCCCTACGTGATCATGATCTCCACCGACGGTTTTCGATATGATTATGCTAAAAAGTACAATGCTGAGCATCTGTTGAAACTATCCGGCAACGGAGTGCAGGCAAAAGCGATGATTCCGAGCTACCCGAGTATCACATTTCCTAATCACTGGAGCCTGATTACAGGGCTTTATCCTTCTCATCATGGTTTGATAGATAATTTTTTCTATGACTACAAGAAAAACGAAGCCTATGCCATGAGTAATAAAAAGAATGCTGAAGACGGAAGCTGGTATGGTGGAATTCCGCTATGGGGATTGGCAGAAAAACAGGGGATGGTCTCCGCTTCTTTAATGTGGGTAGGTTCTGCCAGTGATGCGGGAGGAATAAGGCCGTCTTATTACTATCCGTACCATGAAAAATTTACCCCATCTGAAAAAGTAGAAAAAGTAGTTAACTGGCTGAAACTTCCCGAAGACAAAAGGCCGCACTTTATTTCATTGTATTTCCCTGAAGTAGATGGGAGCGGACATCATTTTGGCCCTGATAGCAAGGAAACGGAAACTGCCGTTCATCTGATTGATAACGCTATCGGAGATTTGGTTCAGAAAGTAAGTGACCTGGGATTGAAAAATGTCAATTTTGTTTTTGTTTCCGATCATGGAATGATAAAAGTAGATGGCGGCGCGCCTTTAGAAATTCCTGCTCTTCTTTTAGATAAAAACAGATTCGATTTTTATAATTCTCAGACTTTATTGAGAGTATTTGTCAAAAATCCTGATGAGGTAAAATCTGTTTATAAAGAACTAAAAGCTCATAAAACAGATGATTATGAAGTGTATCTGGATAAGAGACTTCCGAAATATCTTCATTTTGCAACCAGAGATGACCAATACAACAGAATAGGACAGATTCTTTTACTTCCTAAAGCTCCCAAGATATTTTTAGAAAAAGGAAAAAAGTCTTCTGTAGGGAAACATGGATATAATCCGAGAGTCGTTCCTGAAATGAAAGCTACATTCTATGCTTGGGGACCTGAATTCAAGAATCATATAGCGATTGACGAGTTTAACAATATTAATGTTTATCCTATGGTAGCTGAGGTTTTGGGATTAAAAATTGATCAGCCTATCGACGGAAAGCAAAAGGTTTTACAGGGAATTCTTAAGGAAAAATAA
- a CDS encoding GNAT family N-acetyltransferase codes for MEFNTLSHTAIDELLEVFNYSFSDYVVPFHLTKEVLISKIAAEKLDMSLSVGAFENGKLVSFILQSEKLENGKKIIYNGGTGVIPESRGKGLVRKMYDFIIPVLKERNADTLLLEVIEGNKNAIRAYENLGFNIVRRLLCFNGNIQQRNDTAEVSVQDMKEFPWKLMQSFWDIEPSWQGSVFVLEPMPENYVTLGAYHGDTLVGYIIYGPASKKVYQFAVDKNYRNQGIGTALFNAIRERNNGQTIALNNVDDSSENTSVFLSQKMGLTNWLSQFEMKKIFRKLLFD; via the coding sequence ATGGAATTCAATACTTTAAGCCATACTGCTATAGACGAACTTTTAGAAGTTTTCAATTATTCTTTCTCTGATTATGTTGTTCCTTTTCACTTAACAAAAGAGGTGCTGATCTCGAAAATTGCAGCCGAAAAATTAGATATGAGCCTGTCAGTCGGAGCATTTGAAAACGGAAAACTGGTAAGCTTTATTCTTCAGTCTGAAAAATTGGAAAATGGTAAAAAGATTATTTATAACGGCGGAACGGGAGTAATACCAGAAAGCAGAGGGAAGGGACTGGTGAGAAAAATGTACGATTTTATTATACCGGTCTTAAAAGAAAGAAATGCCGATACACTACTGCTGGAGGTTATTGAAGGAAATAAAAATGCAATAAGAGCATATGAAAATCTTGGATTTAACATTGTTCGCAGGTTGCTTTGTTTTAATGGAAATATCCAACAAAGAAATGATACGGCTGAGGTCTCTGTTCAGGATATGAAAGAATTTCCCTGGAAGTTGATGCAGTCTTTCTGGGATATTGAACCTTCATGGCAAGGATCTGTTTTCGTCTTAGAACCAATGCCTGAAAACTACGTAACTTTAGGTGCTTACCACGGGGATACCTTAGTTGGCTATATCATTTATGGTCCAGCATCAAAAAAAGTATATCAGTTTGCAGTAGATAAAAACTATAGAAATCAGGGAATCGGTACTGCGCTTTTTAATGCGATCAGAGAGAGAAATAACGGACAGACTATAGCATTGAATAACGTAGATGATTCCTCAGAAAATACAAGTGTATTTCTTAGCCAAAAAATGGGGCTTACCAATTGGCTGTCACAATTTGAAATGAAAAAAATATTTAGAAAATTATTATTTGATTAA
- a CDS encoding cytidine deaminase has protein sequence MRNDLKEIAAQFAKSRVLNDFIEYGGVAAAIETVAGNIYTGISIDTACSMGFCAEHSAVAEMLKNGERYIKAAVAVGSDGNAVPPCGRCRELMSQLSKENLNAIIEVKNGVFVTLKELMPFDWKEDLDREW, from the coding sequence ATGAGAAATGATTTAAAAGAAATCGCTGCCCAATTTGCGAAATCCCGTGTACTCAATGATTTTATAGAATATGGAGGAGTAGCTGCTGCAATTGAAACGGTAGCCGGAAATATATATACAGGAATCAGTATTGATACAGCCTGTTCTATGGGGTTTTGTGCCGAGCATAGTGCTGTTGCGGAAATGTTGAAAAATGGCGAAAGGTATATTAAGGCGGCCGTGGCAGTAGGAAGTGATGGAAATGCCGTACCGCCATGCGGACGTTGTCGCGAATTGATGAGCCAGTTATCTAAGGAAAATCTCAATGCAATTATAGAAGTGAAAAACGGCGTATTTGTCACTTTAAAAGAACTCATGCCTTTTGACTGGAAAGAAGATCTTGACAGAGAATGGTAA
- a CDS encoding GrpB family protein, with product MKVTFEQYNPSWKDQFASIKTELEKSIGFLHPQIEHIGSTSVEGLSAKPVIDIMIGVKNEQELDQIPPLLQGLDYVYYEKYNEDMPYRRFFIKLIDRPHKLGFPEIIRTDDEIPDKLHNHKLRIAHIHAIPVSSEHWLRHIAFRDYLRAHPEVKKEYQQLKEHLSQKEWHDGNDYNDGKDPFIKREERKAVQWYLAHQK from the coding sequence ATGAAAGTGACTTTTGAACAATACAATCCTTCCTGGAAAGATCAGTTTGCATCGATTAAAACTGAATTAGAAAAAAGTATAGGTTTTTTACATCCGCAAATCGAACATATAGGAAGTACATCCGTAGAAGGTTTATCTGCCAAACCGGTAATAGATATCATGATTGGAGTGAAAAATGAACAGGAACTCGATCAGATTCCCCCGCTGTTACAAGGTCTGGACTATGTATACTATGAAAAGTATAATGAAGATATGCCTTACCGTCGCTTCTTTATTAAACTTATAGACCGACCTCATAAACTTGGTTTCCCCGAAATTATTCGTACGGATGACGAGATTCCGGATAAGTTGCACAATCACAAACTTCGCATTGCCCATATTCATGCAATACCTGTTTCTTCAGAACATTGGCTTCGGCATATCGCATTCCGGGACTATTTACGTGCTCATCCTGAAGTAAAGAAGGAATATCAACAATTGAAAGAACATCTGAGTCAAAAAGAATGGCATGACGGGAATGATTATAATGACGGAAAAGATCCGTTTATTAAAAGGGAAGAACGTAAAGCTGTTCAATGGTATTTAGCACATCAGAAATAA